The DNA window tacaaaataacttatttataagctgctattaataaaagtccttatattttagaacttatttaagttatttatctAAATTGAACCTAGtcaaatactaataaaaaaagataaacaattAATCATGTCTTATACATAAATTATACAAGATCTAACACATAATTCTGATTGGATGATTGtgcaaaaattattattaatgaatcaaaattaaactaaaacatAATAACCTGTAATGATAATGTTTTAATTCTAATAATGTTTAAACCATTTAAATCAGTTCTATTCATCATTACAAATGTCCTCAAATTGTTATGTGCATGCGATGTTTTCAGCAACATTGGACAGACAATCTTTACTTTTAACCATAACTTTTACGAACTATAAATGACAACAAATGAAATTGTTGTAAATATTCTTAGAACATGCGCTAAGCATGCAAATATTCCTCCTTACCTGCCTCCAAAATCTTATTGCACACTAATGGAGTATTAAGATATATCACGAGTTGATGTGCACGTGCTCCGTCCATTTATACAGCgacatttcaaataaaaatgtaGATTTTATCACAATATAATACTCATATGTcagtttataaaataaatgaagtaaAATCCACCTAAATACTTCATGAAAATGCAATAATTTACCAGCCAATCCTCTACAGCCAAGAGATAGCTTTCATATTTCATTAGCTCTTCAACAACTCCTTGATGTGTATCCACATTGAAACTCATTGCAAGCAGTCCAGTTTGCCAAGGAAACGATTTTGCCCAGTTTACATGTTTTAATGCATAACACTGGTAAAACATGCTCCAGAACTTACTTATATATTGCAAAGACACTATACCATTAAATAAGACAAGTTTCCAGCTTTATTAGAGCAGAGATGTTATGTTACTAACATTTCCCATTCTCACGGTTGCACAGAATAACCATTCACCCAGCTACCCTCATGAACCATGGTTCTGAACTTCTGATAACCTAAGGGTGTACTTGTGAATTGGGAATCCGGAGAGAAAGAGGGAGAGGAAAAAAAGGAATCTTAACAGTAAACAGACTTGGCTTTACTTATAAAGAAGCCATTCCCTTCCCTTCTTTCCCTCCAAGATCCCAAGGATTGGATAAAAAAGTTCCCATTTcctaaatttaaaagataacttCCAGAGGCAAGTTCCATTGCCTAATAATGATAAATCCACAATCCTTCACTGTGAAAGAACCTCAAATGATCAACTATCAAACCAGCAAGAGCTTGTGTCTTTATTCTTACTATTTTGTGAAAAGAAAATACAGAAATCATGTCCAAAAAAATCTATGCCAACCATGGTACACAAAAtgtaaaaatatgaatttaaacaGTGCTGAACTGCCGATAGATGAGTTCATAGTACGCGGAAAACAACCACTTGAGATATGGTAAGTTGGTAACTAAATGCATTTACTGATTTACATTTGAAGCAATAGTAGTGATGGTTAAATTTGCTAAAAATCTTCTAATCTAATAGTAAATAATCAATCACCTCCTCCAAGCATATCCAACAAATACAAATCCACTAAGCTAGATCAAAGAGCTCTCATATCATTATCATCacaaccatcatcatcatcaatgtcACCAATATCATACCTCTCTATATCAAAACCTTGCTCCTGAAACAGCAAGAACGCACGGCACATCAAGATCTCATTATCTCTCAGTATCCCTATATTTCAATCTACTACCACTACCATTTGATTAAGCATtcacacaaaacaaaaaataaaataacaagaaataaggaaataaaaatacaaagaaagtaaaagaaattCAGCGTCTACTTGATCTTCTGAGTAGCCACCGGCATTTTAAGCAATTTAGTTACGTGATTTATGAATGTAACGAATCATTTCCAGATCCAAGTAAGCAAATAGAAATTTCGGtacaaaaaattgaaactaaaagaagaaaaaagaaaaaaaaagaaaaagaaaagcacaCCTACGTCTGTTTGGAATATGAAGAAGAGGAAGGTACGCGCTTGTTTCGGAACATCATGTAACCCACCGGAAGCACAACTCCGATCATCATCACGGCGGCTCCGATCAGGTACCTCAGTGGGCTTGGCGGCTCCACCTCTACCAACGTCCTTACCTGCACCATTATCGCAAATCACAATCCACAACGACCACAACGTTCCGATCCCaaataaatgaataagaaaGACGAAGACTGAAAAGTGAGAACAGTAAACCCTAAAGGAAAACGACGTCGTTCAACTCGATCTGGTTCCCAATTAGATCGACTTACAGGCATATCGAGAAATCTGTGGAAGAGAACAAGTTCCTACTGCTCAGTGTCTTTTCCAAAAGGAagcttcttctcctccttttttttttttttctcatttaacTGAAATCACTTGGATGAAATCAATTCtcacttattttttattgtttctcGCCCCTTATTTTTGTGTAAATTTCATTTTAGCcgcttattattattttttttgtacacttgtgttattttattttattttttttggtcatTGTCTGGTGTCCAAAAAGGCCCAGACCAAACACCCCCCAAAACCCAACCCGACCCAGTATTAAAATCCTTCTTCTCCACAATTGCTTGCAGCTGCGTTCCATTTACATGGATGACACACCCAAAAATCAACATTACATTGTTGCCTTTTCCATGCAAAGAAGATGCTGCTCCTGCACCTCTGACTTGCTTTCTGTGTTGCCGCGCCTGGTCACCGTGCTATAGTTATCAGCTCTGATTTGTCTCCTCTgtaaattttggttgttgtttcTTCCTCTCCCAACTAGACCTTGGTTTCCACTTTCGCtatcacctcttctattgactTCAGTTTCCAAATTGTTTGCATATACGCGTGTGCTATGCTCTTTAAGCATTGGACTTACTCTTATTGCctctctgttcaaaatcatCTTGACTGTCTCTGGCGGTTCCAAGCACCATCGAGATCCTAGATTATTCGCTGCAGCTAATTTAGCTATGGAGTGGGTTAAAGCATTACCTTATCTGGGTACCCACGTCATACCACATTTGTCAGAATTCTCCATTAGCAAATTAATGTCTTGAAGTATAAGTTGTATTTCACCTATATTACCTTTGGACTTGACTGCTTGTGTCAAAGTAAGTGAATCAGTCTCAATGATTACTCTTTCCATTTGCATGTTTTTTGATATTATCAGTGCATTCTCAACTGCCATTGCCTCTGCTGCCAGTGTTGAACTAGCATTGATCCTTACTGCAGAATCGGTAATCAACTTTTTCCTGTGGTTTCTAACTGCTGCTGATATTGTTCCACTTTCAGTGCTCTTGTTATATGCTGCATCAACATTAATCTTGACCCAATTCAATGGTGGTGGTTTTCAGGTAATCCTCCTAGCCCTGTCCCTTTTAGTTGTCTGTGGTTCTACtctttgctgctttttcttatCTATGAAGTCTTGTTCCATTAGTCTGGCTCTCATTATAGTAGTCTTTAGATTGATGCTGACATGTTGGTGAACTGTCTGATTTCTTGATTTTCATATTTTCCATATTAGGAAAGCTAGTTTGCTGATGAGCCTATCTTGACTTTCTCTTCCCTCTTCTCTAATTCTTCCTATCTATTTAAGCATCCATGCGCCAAACTTGTAACTGTTTGTGGTGTTGGGCTACATTGAACTTGGGATCCAAACCATGCTGCCCTAGTCCATGGACACAATAGCATGGCATGCTCTGTTGTCTCTGGTTCTTGCAAACAAATGGGACACATAGGACTGTTAGTAACTTTTTTCTTATACAAATTAGCATACACTGGCACTATGTTATGGGCAGCTTTCCATAAGAACATCTTGATTTTTTGTGGGACCTGACATCCCCATATTTCTTTCCACAAGTTCTTAATATCCTCACTTGTTGAAGGGCTTCCTATACCAGCCGCTGAAATCTCTTTTCTCGCAACCTTGTACCCTGACCTAATAGAATACCTGCCTTCAAAAGTATGAGGCCAGATAAATCTGTCTTCTCTATCTATAATACTTACTGGGGTTCTCATAATTTTTCCTATATCTTCTTGCCTAAAACAGGTAGTGAGCTTACTTAAATCCCATCCTTCCCCCTCCTTTAACAAATCTTTTACATATTCAAACTCAGACCTTCTACATTCCTGTATTTTATTCATTTCCAAAATCTAATTGTCCTCCCAAATTCTCACTTTAGTCCCGTCTCCCACTATCCATCTTCCAttccttttcaaaaaatcctttcCTTGTACCAAGCTTTTCTATGCCCAAGAGgagtttcttgtattctttgCGTCCCAAAAATTACCATTCGGGAAGTACACAGCTTTAAGTACTTTCACCCAGATGGCGTTTGGATCTCTCTACCATCCTCCATGCTTGTTTAGCTAGGAAAGCTAAATTTTGAATGTAAAAGTCTTTGAAACCCAAACCTCCCTCTTTTTTGCTTAAGCTTATGTTATTCCAACTCTTCCAATAAATTCCCCTATCCTTTCCGTTTGAAGCCCACCAAAATCGAGCCACTCTGTTACTCAATTTTTGACAAAAACCTTTAGAAAACCTAACAATACTCATAGCATATGATGGGATGGCTTGTATCACTGCTTTGATTAGTACTTCTTTGCCCGCTTGATTTAACAgtttttcttttcatcctccCAATTTCTCCCTGACCCTGTCTTCTATCCATGCTAAGGCTCTGTTCTTGGACCTTCCCCATTGAGCTGGAAGCCCCAAGTATTTTCCAGGATTTTCCCAAGAAGCCATATTCAGAATCTCCTCTATATTTACTCTTTTCTGAATAGATATTTGGTTCCCAAAAATTATGccagatttttttaaatttatccttTGTCCTGAAGCCTCCGTAAAGGAGTTAAGGATTGAAATCAGTTGGTATATTTCATCCTCATTTGCTTCTGAGAAAATGATACAGTCATCCGCAAAAAGGAGATGGGTTAGTGTAGGTTATGAGCGAGCTACTTTAATGCCTGATATTCTTTTATCTTTCAGAGCTTCTTCCATAAGTATTGTGAAAACCTCGGCTGCAATGATATACAAATATGGGGAAAGGGGATCCCCTTGTCTTAGACCCCTCTGAGGTCGAATCTTTCTTGATAACTTTCCATTGATTTTAATTCTGTATGTTACTCGTCTCACACATTCCATAGCCCACTTTACCCACATAATATCAAAACCAAACGCCTTTAGGGTGGCTTTTATAAAATCTCCCTCCAGCCTATCATACGCTTTATTCATATCTACTTTAATGGCCAAATTCTTTGATCCCCCATTCCCTTTTCTACTCAAACTGTGGAACACCTCTTGCACTATGATAATATTATCTTGTATCAACCTCCCACCCACAAAATCACTTTGAGTTGGTGATACAATATTGTCCAAAATTTTTCTCAGCCTCATTACCATGacttttgatataattttgtaCACAAAATTACAGCAGCTTATCGGTCTCAACTGATTAAGAGTTTCTGGCTGCTTTACCTTTGGGATCAGGACAATAGTAGTTTCACAAATTTGTTCATTTAGTGTTCCTTCCTTAAAAACTTCTTTACTACTGCGGTAACTTCCTTTCCTACAATCTCCCAGTGTTTTTGGAAAAACAGGCCATTAAGTCCATCAGGGCTTGGAGCTTTAAGGCTGCCTAAGCTAAAAGCTGCATCTTTAATCTCCTTATCAGTAATATCTTCAATGAGACTATTATTCATCTCTTGTGTTACTCGTTTTGGAATTTTACCAATGCAATCCTCCATTCTGGTATCTTTAGTGGCTTTGAACAAGCTCTCAAAATACTCCTCTACCATCTTTCTTACCCCATCTTCTTCACTTATCCATTTTCCGTTTGCATTTTTCAATcttttaatcctatttttgtcCCTCCTTTGAACTGTAGATGCATGAAAAAAAGATGTATTTTTGTCTCCCATCCTCAGCCACTTGACCCGGGCTCTTTCTCCCCAGAATTTTTCTTCCTGCTTCCATAGAAAGGTGGTTCTTCTCTTTAATTCCTTAATTTCTTTTTGTCTTTCCTCTGCCAAATCTGAGCTCATAATCTCTTGTAGTCTTGCTTTCATCCTTTCGATCTCATGGTCTGCTCTCTTAAACGTCACTTTACTCCACTTTCTTAATTCCCTCTTGCTTCCTTCCATTCTCTTAATTAATTTGTTCCAGTTCTCATCTTCTGGTCTGCCTTCCCTACCCCATCCCCTTCTGATAACATTTTTACACTCATCATGATCTTCCCAATATGCCTcatatttaaattcttttctaaTCTTGACCTTTGGTTCAAACCTCAAAATTAGAGGAGTATGATCCGAGCTAATAGAAAGTATAGCTGTTAACACAACATTTGGATACATTCTCTTCCATTCCCATGTGGATAGGGCCCTGTCAATCCTTTCCCTAGTAATAAAACCATTCCTAGGATTACTAAACCATGTAAATCTCATACCCTTCAAGTCAAAATCCATAAGCGCATTAGTATCCACAAAATTTCTAAACACCAAAATCTGATTTCTTGGTTTGGGGTGCATGCCTCTTTTCTCTTCttgatttaaaatttcattGAAATCCCTATTAACATTCTCGGTTTATTAAGATTTTCATTCTCTATGGATAAATCTTTCCATAAATCTTTCCTTCTCTTTGGATCCAGATGCCCATAAACAAAATTACACTCCCTTTCATCTCCATTCTTATATTTAATAGTAGCTTTAATATAATTAAGACACCATGCATAAACATTAATACTGATATTATCAttccaaaataaatataaaccaCCGGATAAATCCCGGGATTCTACACAAAAAGCTTTATCAAAATGGATTTTTCTCCTAATTCTATCAACAGTTTTTTCACTGGCTTTAGTCTCCATCAAAAAGATAATACTTGGCTTATACTGCTTGCAAAGGTTCTGCACCTCTGCCACTGTCGCAGGCGCCGCTAACCCGCGACAGTTCCAACTTATGCAACTCATGATTGTAGGTGGGGCATGCTAAGGCCCGCCTCCTCAGCCATGTTTTGTGTGTTCAGGTACCTTTTCTTCCTTGCAGTTTCTTCTACCTCATATTCTTCATCTTGCATGCTCTCTGCTGTTGCCTTTGGTTTCGTGATCTCCCTCTTCCTTTTCAAACTCAGTTGCATTCCCATACTCTATGCTAATTCTACCTCCCAATTCCCCGCTGTATCCATTAAATCAGTTCCTCCATCAGGCTTAATTCCTTCCCCTTCATCTTCACTTAGCAAttcaacataataaaaatttctgTTGCCACTGCATTGCATTATTTTTGACATCAGTTTCTTGTCCTTCCATTCTGCATCCCTCTTATCTCTGAATTCCCAGATTTGCTTTCCTTTTCCTACCTTTTCAGTCTTCTTATTGTTTTCTGTTTCTCCTGTGTTTTCTACTAACTCCTTATCTTTAATTATAGCCCCTCTTCTCCATTTCTCCTTTAACAACTGCATTATAATATGGCCTGTTTTTGCATTCTATTTCTTCTGTCTCTGtgtattttggacttttccttCCCTTAGATTGTCCTTCACCATGTGTAATCCATCACTATTTTCTTTTAGTGGGCTTTGCTCAACTTCCATGCAGGTTGTATTTTTTGATTGAATGGTCCTGTTGGCCCAATTATTTCCAGCCTCTCTATTTAACTTTTTCTCCTTAGCCTcttgcaattttgtttttaagttACCTAACTTCAGAAAATATCTTCCTAATTCTCCTAACTGCTCCAAATCTTCTTTCTCTGACACAAATCCTTCCAGTTACTAATTTTTCGAACCTTCTCCTACTTGCTCCTCTGCTCTATGGCTATGTGCTACTCCCTCTCCTTGATTTCCGCTTGCACCCTCCTTCCCTCTTCGTTTCCCAATGCTTTCCATTCCTCCAGTGTCACTCTCAGCTGAGAATTGTAGATCCTCACCTTCCTTTTCAACTTGGTTGATTGCACGCGCCTCATCTTCTCCCTCTTTGCTGTCTGAAGTTTCTTCCCCAGTTCTCCATGCCTCCTTGTACATGAGCAGTTTTTCCTTGTTAACTCCAAGGCTAGCTGAATATCTGGGTTTACTTGGATCCCAGCTTGCCATAGTTTAAGGCCTCTGGCAGTCCTTCCTCCCATGTCCCAGTAAGCCACACTTCAAACAATAGCTATCCTGAATTCTTTCATACTTAAATTCAATCTAGGTATTTGGCAAGTCCTCTCTGGCCAGCCAGAACCCAGTTGGTAGTGGCCTTGTTATATTCAAGGCTACTTTCACCCTGAGAAATGATCTCTCCAATATATTGCTGCTTCTTGGATCTTCTGTTTCCATTGTAATTCCTATCTTGTCTCCAATGATTCTTGTAGTGTTATTGTTGAGATATGCCTGTGGAAATCCATGCATCTGCACCCATAACTCTATTCTATCATGGTTTACCTCATGTATGGACTCCCTCTGGTTCCATATCTGCAAGTTAACTAGCTGCCCTCTTATGCTCCATGGTCCTCCCTTCAATATTTGAAGCCTTTTTCCTGATCTTTGAAGCTGATAAGGACCTTGTTCCTTCCTACCTCCGAAATAGCAACACCTTGTGGATTTTCCCATATCCCCATAATAGCATTCCTTATCACCTTGAAACTTAGTTCTTTCTCTGATATTATCTTGCCTACCAAGTTGATGCAGTTAGCTTTGTATTCCTCTTCTATTCTCTGGTTGATTGCAATCACTTTTCCTTCTATTGGTTCCAAACCAAAGGTTGCCATGTTTTTGTGTTGTGTATTATATGTGTGGTGTATAAATAAGCTGGTTGTGTGAGTGATGGAATGTAATACTTGCTTATTCAGTGTTATATGTGGGTGAAACTATAGCTGATCTAACAAGTTTTCTGTTGTAGGTTGGTTTTGTTAGAAGGGATGATATTCAGGTACGGGTTCGACTAGAACCTTATGTTCTAAAAATCTCTCCTCATGAGAGATCTCGCTCTCCTGCTGAGAGAGTTGGCagtaaatttttgtattattttatttaaattgccCGTAGATATCTTCTTTTTGGTGGGTCCATTATGTTGGATTCGGCCTTATTCACCCTAGCCCAGTTTTGAGggttttttttctaattaaaaaaaaaatttacctgactccaaaaggaaaaaaacaaaaaatttactattttttgttaTGAAGTAGTGTATAAACTgtacacaaaaaatttataaaaataaaaaaaaaatttgtgtgtttgaatatttaaaaaaaatacaaaataattattatgttaagaaatttataaaattattattaaaatcaaaatttaacttAAAAATAGTGAGTAATAATCATTTTACATTTGttttaagtaaaataattatacattgatacagaatttaaaataaaattaaaatatttatattagaatCCTATTTTTTCAAAGACTTCTCTATAAACAACATTGATGGTTGAATTTGTAGACATTCCTACGTGATTCATAAGTAAAACTTTTAAACCTTTTTTACTCTTAACTTTTGAAAGTCCCACATATAGTTGGCTATGTGTAAGAATTGGTTTGGACAAGTACAATCCAACATGAGATAAAGTTTGTTCCTGAGGCTTATTGATTGTCATGGCAAACGATACTATTATAGGAAACTGTCTTCGTTGGAATCTAATTGGGACGATTTCATTTGTTCGTACTATATTCATTCTTGGAATCAAAGCAATATGACCAATATTGTTATCCGTTAAGACTTCACATTCTATAACATGATTTCCAAACTTCCTAACTTGTAGCCTTGTACCATTACAAAGACTACTGAATTTTTCAATATTCCTCATTAACATCACTAGAACACCAAtcttaactattaatttatgtGGAGGCAAACCGGAACAATTTATGCTATTCAGTAATTCAGGACCATAGAGATCTAGTTGACTCTCCTATTCCCTTCATCCATACAAATCGAATCCGAACTAagatatactttttttttctccagGAATGATATCCATCAGATGGTTGTTGACTTCTTCAACGATGTCCAGCCTGGGAGCCAGTATAGTTCTTACTTTGAAAAAAATCCTTTGAGGACATGTTAtccaaaatatttggataaaaaaatGAACCAACTCATTAAATGCCTGGTCCGAAGAAGGAATAACAATATCTCTTGGAAGACATATCTCCGATTCACCATCCATATTGTCACATATTAAACTTTCATAAACTTTCAATAACCACTCACTAAATTGCTCTGTCTCATATTGATCTGAAGTAGTCATCCCTACAGAGAGTctcatattttttgttagtttgagCACCTGACAAAACTTCTAAAGGTAAGACGTATTCACGGTTGAATGAACGATATCTTGTCTCGATCTTCGTAAAATGATAGAAAGAATTTGTCTAAAGTCTCTACCTAGTACaaccacttttcctccaaaGGGCAAACCTTTTTTATATGATGGAGAAAACCTCATGATATCACCTAAGCATTTATCAAGCGTTTCATAGCAGTACCTACTAACCTTTGGAGCCTCATCCCAAATTATAAGTTTGGCTTTCAACAGCAGCATTACTTGAGAAGAACCAGGTATGATGTTACATATAGAATTCTCAGTTATATTCAGCGGTATTTTGAACCTTGAGTGTGCCGTTCTTCCATTGGAAAGAAGTAAAGAAGTAATACCACTTGAATCAATGTTTAACACAACATCACCCCTTGAGCG is part of the Arachis duranensis cultivar V14167 chromosome 1, aradu.V14167.gnm2.J7QH, whole genome shotgun sequence genome and encodes:
- the LOC107486120 gene encoding uncharacterized protein LOC107486120 isoform X1, encoding MPVRTLVEVEPPSPLRYLIGAAVMMIGVVLPVGYMMFRNKRVPSSSSYSKQTSKVLI
- the LOC107486120 gene encoding uncharacterized protein LOC107486120 isoform X2 translates to MPVRTLVEVEPPSPLRYLIGAAVMMIGVVLPVGYMMFRNKRVPSSSSYSKQT